From a single Brassica rapa cultivar Chiifu-401-42 chromosome A01, CAAS_Brap_v3.01, whole genome shotgun sequence genomic region:
- the LOC103839532 gene encoding uncharacterized protein LOC103839532 isoform X2 has protein sequence MGDSIGDSLIEIDDKEEVEDPFLAFIDYARAVISPEQDEIEEEEEDVRKKNPSEAVTEVSGPGWGWIASRVLKTCTAYSSGVTAAILLSDLSQGWHEQNKPGMSKKKPELIDQLNKSHRRRRLANTVTIDSIYEKNFLSMNSVLEAVVIKADLLPGTNIFMLTLGDFWSSNTIDLYLHRRYYELVETPNGILRKGREVLITGCYLRTAREGCGVPRLLPTEYLVILLDEDEEEDAIFIVAQLCSDTFSSVSLDDFNNGTSYSLYARIESIGPLESELKFSTAHRRQIALVDADGVRLNFILWGEQVIVANLMSVGSMLGLERPYISSLEESAMEGKDEFCLEYGSATHLYIVPSTLQEETVCVSLSQNQCQGSKLLGSVGVSQVTLPRDAEGSIDFSNYPFRTNITDCRDKTTGISLYGVVTDIFCDPNATGVVFSLKIEDTTGAIWTRLHFNTYWSLGRLGLGHVVYVSGLSCKTTKENFLEVLWHEGNEKATFINLSCLPAFLTSSCLHKVSTLSQISKQRKPAINICRVKLDEIDQCHSINTRLSHSVCGHFIDEESPPHGGNLHCSFCRVTFNSNGGSEVVRTFHIMITLADEETTKLYAWCTGQSASAILQISPDEFCDLPEDDQLMYPSSLENEWFLVTLANSGGRSLSHKMEATCWEITRALKI, from the exons ATGGGGGATTCAATCGGAGACTCGCTAATTGAAATCGACGACAAGGAAGAAGTTGAAGACCCGTTTCTAGCCTTCATCGACTACGCCAGAGCGGTGATTTCACCGGAACAAGACGAAatcgaggaggaggaggaggatgtgAGGAAGAAGAATCCAAGCGAAGCCGTGACTGAGGTGAGCGGTCCAGGCTGGGGATGGATTGCCTCGCGTGTATTGAAAACATGCACTGCTTATTCGAGCGGTGTCACTGCCGCCATTCTCCTCTCCGATCTCTCTCAG GGGTGGCATGAGCAAAACAAACCGGGGATGTCTAAGAAGAAGCCTGAGCTCATTGATCAGTTGAATAAGAGtcatagaagaagaagactcgCTAATACTGTTACTATAGACTCTATTTACGAGAAGAATTTTCTGTCCATGAATAGTGTTTTGGAAGCTGTTGTTATCAAGGCTGATCTCCTTCCTG gtacAAACATATTCATGCTTACGCTAGGGGATTTTTGGAGCTCCAACACTATTGATCTCTATCTACATCGCAG GTATTATGAGTTGGTGGAAACACCAAATGGGATACTTAGGAAAGGCAGAGAGGTTCTGATCACTGGATGCTACCTTCGTACCGCTAGAGAAGGATGTGGCGTTCCACGGTTACTTCCAACAGAATATCTTGTCATTTTGCTAGATGAG gacgaagaagaagatgcaaTCTTTATAGTAGCTCAGCTTTGTTCCGATACTTTCTCATCTGTTTCTCTTGATGATTTCAACAATGGAACTTCATACTCTTTGTATGCTAG GATTGAATCTATAGGTCCTCTGGAATCTGAACTCAAGTTTAGTACTGCGCATAGAAGGCAAATTGCACTTGTAGATGCTGACGGCGTTCGGTTAAATTTTATCTTATGGGGAGAGCAAGTCATCGTGGCAAACCTCATGAG TGTGGGAAGTATGCTTGGGcttgagaggccttatatttCTAGTCTCGAAGAGAGTGCAATGGAAGGAAAAGATGAGTTCTGCCTCGAATATGGTAGCGCAACACATCTCTATATAGTGCCGTCAACCTTACAAGAGGAAACG GTTTGTGTATCATTATCCCAGAATCAGTGTCAAGGATCTAAACTGCTTGGTTCAGTAGGAGTTTCGCAGGTGACATTGCCTCGTGACGCTGAGGGGTCTATAGACTTCAGCAATTATCCTTTTCGG ACGAATATAACGGACTGTCGCGACAAAACCACTGGCATCAGTCTCTATGGCGTTGTAACAGATATATTCTGTGATCCAAATGCCACAGGAGTGGTGTTTTCTTTGAAAATTGAGGACACAACTGGAGCAATATGGACTAGGCTCCACTTTAATACTTACTG GTCGTTGGGAAGGTTAGGACTTGGTCATGTCGTATACGTTTCAGGGTTATCCTGCAAAACCACAAAAGAGAATTT CCTTGAGGTGTTATGGCATGAGGGGAACGAGAAAGCTACATTCATCAACCTAAGCTGCTTACCTGCATTTCTAACCTCTTCTTGTCTTCACAAAGTCTCTACCCTCTCCCAAAtttcaaaacagagaaaaccTGCAATCAAC ATTTGTCGGGTGAAGCTGGATGAGATTGACCAATGCCATAGCATAAACACGAGATTATCACACAGCGTTTGCGGCCATTTCATAGACGAAGAATCGCCACCACACGGAGGGAATCTGCATTGTAGCTTCTGCCGGGTAACCTTTAATAGTAACGGAGGATCAGAGGTAGTCAGAACGTTCCACATAATGATAACACTCGCAGACGAGGAAACCACCAAACTGTACGCATGGTGTACGGGTCAGTCAGCATCAGCTATACTTCAGATATCTCCTGACGAATTCTGTGATCTCCCTGag GATGATCAGCTAATGTATCCATCTTCATTGGAGAACGAGTGGTTCCTAGTGACCTTAGCTAACAGCGGTGGCCGGAGTTTGTCTCATAAAATGGAGGCGACTTGCTGGGAAATCACCCGCGCTCTCAAGATTTAA
- the LOC103839532 gene encoding uncharacterized protein LOC103839532 isoform X1 — MGDSIGDSLIEIDDKEEVEDPFLAFIDYARAVISPEQDEIEEEEEDVRKKNPSEAVTEVSGPGWGWIASRVLKTCTAYSSGVTAAILLSDLSQGWHEQNKPGMSKKKPELIDQLNKSHRRRRLANTVTIDSIYEKNFLSMNSVLEAVVIKADLLPGILLLLNIFSFPVRSLMWFIHLEMFFFSGTNIFMLTLGDFWSSNTIDLYLHRRYYELVETPNGILRKGREVLITGCYLRTAREGCGVPRLLPTEYLVILLDEDEEEDAIFIVAQLCSDTFSSVSLDDFNNGTSYSLYARIESIGPLESELKFSTAHRRQIALVDADGVRLNFILWGEQVIVANLMSVGSMLGLERPYISSLEESAMEGKDEFCLEYGSATHLYIVPSTLQEETVCVSLSQNQCQGSKLLGSVGVSQVTLPRDAEGSIDFSNYPFRTNITDCRDKTTGISLYGVVTDIFCDPNATGVVFSLKIEDTTGAIWTRLHFNTYWSLGRLGLGHVVYVSGLSCKTTKENFLEVLWHEGNEKATFINLSCLPAFLTSSCLHKVSTLSQISKQRKPAINICRVKLDEIDQCHSINTRLSHSVCGHFIDEESPPHGGNLHCSFCRVTFNSNGGSEVVRTFHIMITLADEETTKLYAWCTGQSASAILQISPDEFCDLPEDDQLMYPSSLENEWFLVTLANSGGRSLSHKMEATCWEITRALKI, encoded by the exons ATGGGGGATTCAATCGGAGACTCGCTAATTGAAATCGACGACAAGGAAGAAGTTGAAGACCCGTTTCTAGCCTTCATCGACTACGCCAGAGCGGTGATTTCACCGGAACAAGACGAAatcgaggaggaggaggaggatgtgAGGAAGAAGAATCCAAGCGAAGCCGTGACTGAGGTGAGCGGTCCAGGCTGGGGATGGATTGCCTCGCGTGTATTGAAAACATGCACTGCTTATTCGAGCGGTGTCACTGCCGCCATTCTCCTCTCCGATCTCTCTCAG GGGTGGCATGAGCAAAACAAACCGGGGATGTCTAAGAAGAAGCCTGAGCTCATTGATCAGTTGAATAAGAGtcatagaagaagaagactcgCTAATACTGTTACTATAGACTCTATTTACGAGAAGAATTTTCTGTCCATGAATAGTGTTTTGGAAGCTGTTGTTATCAAGGCTGATCTCCTTCCTGGTATCTTACTACTCCTGAATATATTCTCGTTTCCAGTGCGCTCGCTGATGTGGTTTATTCATTtggagatgttttttttttcaggtacAAACATATTCATGCTTACGCTAGGGGATTTTTGGAGCTCCAACACTATTGATCTCTATCTACATCGCAG GTATTATGAGTTGGTGGAAACACCAAATGGGATACTTAGGAAAGGCAGAGAGGTTCTGATCACTGGATGCTACCTTCGTACCGCTAGAGAAGGATGTGGCGTTCCACGGTTACTTCCAACAGAATATCTTGTCATTTTGCTAGATGAG gacgaagaagaagatgcaaTCTTTATAGTAGCTCAGCTTTGTTCCGATACTTTCTCATCTGTTTCTCTTGATGATTTCAACAATGGAACTTCATACTCTTTGTATGCTAG GATTGAATCTATAGGTCCTCTGGAATCTGAACTCAAGTTTAGTACTGCGCATAGAAGGCAAATTGCACTTGTAGATGCTGACGGCGTTCGGTTAAATTTTATCTTATGGGGAGAGCAAGTCATCGTGGCAAACCTCATGAG TGTGGGAAGTATGCTTGGGcttgagaggccttatatttCTAGTCTCGAAGAGAGTGCAATGGAAGGAAAAGATGAGTTCTGCCTCGAATATGGTAGCGCAACACATCTCTATATAGTGCCGTCAACCTTACAAGAGGAAACG GTTTGTGTATCATTATCCCAGAATCAGTGTCAAGGATCTAAACTGCTTGGTTCAGTAGGAGTTTCGCAGGTGACATTGCCTCGTGACGCTGAGGGGTCTATAGACTTCAGCAATTATCCTTTTCGG ACGAATATAACGGACTGTCGCGACAAAACCACTGGCATCAGTCTCTATGGCGTTGTAACAGATATATTCTGTGATCCAAATGCCACAGGAGTGGTGTTTTCTTTGAAAATTGAGGACACAACTGGAGCAATATGGACTAGGCTCCACTTTAATACTTACTG GTCGTTGGGAAGGTTAGGACTTGGTCATGTCGTATACGTTTCAGGGTTATCCTGCAAAACCACAAAAGAGAATTT CCTTGAGGTGTTATGGCATGAGGGGAACGAGAAAGCTACATTCATCAACCTAAGCTGCTTACCTGCATTTCTAACCTCTTCTTGTCTTCACAAAGTCTCTACCCTCTCCCAAAtttcaaaacagagaaaaccTGCAATCAAC ATTTGTCGGGTGAAGCTGGATGAGATTGACCAATGCCATAGCATAAACACGAGATTATCACACAGCGTTTGCGGCCATTTCATAGACGAAGAATCGCCACCACACGGAGGGAATCTGCATTGTAGCTTCTGCCGGGTAACCTTTAATAGTAACGGAGGATCAGAGGTAGTCAGAACGTTCCACATAATGATAACACTCGCAGACGAGGAAACCACCAAACTGTACGCATGGTGTACGGGTCAGTCAGCATCAGCTATACTTCAGATATCTCCTGACGAATTCTGTGATCTCCCTGag GATGATCAGCTAATGTATCCATCTTCATTGGAGAACGAGTGGTTCCTAGTGACCTTAGCTAACAGCGGTGGCCGGAGTTTGTCTCATAAAATGGAGGCGACTTGCTGGGAAATCACCCGCGCTCTCAAGATTTAA
- the LOC103839523 gene encoding universal stress protein A-like protein (The RefSeq protein has 1 substitution compared to this genomic sequence), whose translation MAESNGRRIGVAVDFSECSKKALNWAIENVARDGDYLILITVAHDMHYEDGEMQLWETVGSPLIPLSEFSEAAVMKKYGVKPDAETLDIANTAARQKSITVVMKIYWGDPREKICEAAEHIPLSSLVIGNRGLGGLKRMIMGSVSNHVVNNVACPVTVVKAHH comes from the exons ATGGCGGAGAGTAATGGTCGGAGGATCGGAGTGGCGGTGGATTTCTCGGAGTGCAGCAAGAAGGCACTGAACTGGGCGATCGAGAACGTGGTTCGCGACGGAGATTATCTAATCCTCATCACCGTCGCTCACGATATGCATTACGAGGATGGCGAGATGCAGCTCTGGGAGACCGTTGGATCTC CTCTGATTCCGTTGAGTGAGTTCTCGGAAGCTGCTGTGATGAAGAAGTATGGAGTGAAGCCTGATGCTGAAACCCTTGACATTGCCAACACTGCCGCTAGGCAGAAATCT ATTACAGTAGTGATGAAGATATACTGGGGAGATCCTCGTGAGAAGATATGTGAAGCTGCTGAACATATCCCTCTCTCAAGCCTTGTCATCGGTAACCGTGGCCTTGGTGGCCTTAAGAG gaTGATAATGGGAAGTGTAAGCAACCATGTTGTGAACAACGTGGCATGCCCTGTCACCGTCGTGAAGGCTCACCACTGA
- the LOC103839514 gene encoding ubiquitin-conjugating enzyme E2 32 codes for MADEKYNRKNPAVKRILQEVKEMQANPSDDFMSLPLEENIFEWQFAIRGPADTEFEGGIYHGRIQLPADYPFKPPSFMLLTPNGRFETNTKICLSISNYHPEHWQPSWSVRTALVALIAFMPTSPNGALGSVEYPKEERRTLAIKSREAPPKYGSPERQKVIDEIHHYILSKATVVSKPLPLECNQTASTESVAHSQTEPQEAITVVEEPSIVTVDTIADDRIIEEAAEAVNREANASPTAGALATVEVAAKASGSGEQTMVRRAAQKPVDDRLFTLAAVGLAIAIVVLLLKKFIRSSGYGTGFMDQS; via the exons ATGGCCGATGAGAAGTATAACCGAAAGAATCCAGCCGTGAAGAGGATTCTGCAGGAGGTTAAGGAGATGCAAGCTAATCCATCTGATGATTTCATGTCTCTCCCCCTTGAG GAGAACATCTTTGAGTGGCAATTCGCCATCAGAGGACCTGCTGATACTGAATTTGAAGGTGGGATTTATCATGGGAGGATTCAGCTGCCTGCAGATTACCCTTTCAAACCTCCTTCCTTCATGTTATTGACT CCTAACGGTCGTTTTGAAACCAATACCAAGATTTGCTTGAGCATTTCTAATTACCATCCTGAGCACTGGCAACCTTCATGGAGTG TTCGCACTGCGTTGGTGGCTCTCATTGCCTTCATGCCTACTAGCCCCAACGGAGCACTGGGATCAGTAGAGTATCCAAAAGAAGAGAGGCGTACACTAGCCATTAAATCACGTGAGGCACCTCCCAAGTATGGCTCTCCTGAACGTCAGAAAGTTATTGATGAG ATTCATCACTACATCCTTAGCAAAGCGACTGTGGTTTCAAAACCTCTTCCTCTGGAATGTAACCAAACTGCTTCCACTGAATCAGTAGCTCATTCCCAAACTGAGCCACAGGAAGCTATAACAGTAGTGGAAGAACCATCCATCGTCACAGTAGACACCATAGCTGATGATCGAATAATCGAAGAAGCAGCTGAAGCAGTCAATAGAGAGGCTAATGCGAGTCCTACAGCAGGAGCGTTAGCAACGGTTGAGGTTGCGGCAAAAGCTTCTGGAAGTGGTGAGCAGACAATGGTAAGAAGAGCGGCTCAGAAGCCAGTCGATGACAGACTGTTCACGTTGGCGGCGGTTGGTCTCGCAATAGCAATCGTGGTTCTTCTCCTAAAGAAGTTCATAAGGTCAAGTGGTTATGGTACTGGCTTTATGGACCAGTCTTGA
- the LOC108871382 gene encoding glutathione S-transferase T3-like produces the protein MEPFSLDSPGFMNLLSSQTSQPIDVGSIGVGSSTVPKPVERKKWTTQEDIVLISAWLNTSKDPIVSNQQKLGSFWNRIAEYFNSSPQLSGYAPREWSQCKQRWGRVNEQVCKFVGSYETALKEQASGQNENDVMKSAHDIFFNDYQLKFTLEHAWRELRFDQKWRSNSVSRDGPKEKRKEAAETEPELEEVRPPGIKASKAAKRKKHGNEAALDQIESILAKKTIISNRKILDRLLGKNADTLSDQERTLKNKLISEML, from the coding sequence ATGGAACCGTTTTCTCTAGATTCTCCCGGGTTTATGAACCTTTTATCTTCCCAGACCAGTCAACCCATAGACGTAGGGTCCATAGGCGTAGGGTCTTCTACTGTTCCAAAACCGGTGGAGAGGAAAAAGTGGACAACACAAGAAGATATTGTTCTGATCAGTGCTTGGCTGAACACCAGCAAGGATCCGATAGTTAGTAACCAGCAGAAGTTAGGGTCGTTTTGGAATAGAATAGCAGAGTACTTCAATTCAAGCCCTCAGCTGAGTGGCTACGCTCCTAGAGAGTGGAGTCAGTGTAAGCAGAGGTGGGGAAGAGTTAATGAGCAGGTCTGTAAGTTTGTGGGTAGTTATGAGACGGCATTGAAGGAACAAGCTAGTGGTCAAAATGAGAACGATGTCATGAAGTCTGCCCATGACATCTTCTTTAACGACTACCAGCTCAAGTTCACACTCGAGCATGCGTGGAGGGAACTGAGGTTTGATCAAAAATGGAGATCAAACTCTGTTTCCAGAGATGGTCCAAAAGAGAAAAGGAAGGAAGCTGCGGAAACAGAACCTGAGTTGGAAGAGGTTAGGCCTCCTGGTATTAAGGCTTCCAAAGCTGCGAAACGAAAGAAGCACGGGAATGAAGCAGCTCTTGATCAGATAGAGAGCATACTAGCAAAGAAAACTATCATATCAAACCGGAAAATCCTTGATCGTCTCTTAGGAAAAAATGCAGATACACTTTCTGATCAAGAAAGGACACTCAAGAATAAACTGATATCTGAAATGCTTTGA
- the LOC117127113 gene encoding uncharacterized protein LOC117127113: MSSSSSDEVDEALDEIVDEVVDNYIDSMQRRNAHGRLGLSALQKCTAAIRMLAYGQSGDMYDEYLRLGESTSRLCLDNFTNGIIQLFGAEYLRRPTPADLQRLLDVGEARGFPGMVGSIDCMHWEWKNCPTAWRGQFTRGSGKPTIV, from the exons ATGTCTTCCTCATCAAGTGATGAAGTAGATGAAGCTTTAGATGAAATTGTGGACGAAGTAGTCGATAATTACATCGACTCAATG CAAAGAAGAAATGCTCATGGGAGGTTGGGGCTATCTGCACTTCAAAAGTGTACGGCAGCAATACGTATGCTGGCATACGGACAATCGGGAGATATGtatgacgaatatctccgactaGGTGAAAGTACTTCACGTTTATGTTTGGATAATTTCACTAATGGGATTATACAATTGTTTGGAGCTGAGTATTTAAGAAGACCTACACCGGCGGATCTTCAACGATTACTCGATGTTGGAGAGGCACGGGGGTTTCCAGGGATGGTAGgcagcatcgattgtatgcattgggagtggaaaaactgcccaacGGCTTGGAGAGGGCAGTTTACACGTGGTTCAGGAAAGCCGACAATTGTCTGA
- the LOC103839487 gene encoding S-protein homolog 2 has product MGSLVVLICLLIMSMCICVALSHAQDDFSLTGFDNPRTTVVIINDIAGYLPLRYHCKSKDDDLGDRTMAPRGSWFFEFKPSVFGNTKFYCSFSWGNELHYFDIYRQNRDRLFAEFGCRRCEWKIRKTGPCKLNKDNGMFDVCLPWN; this is encoded by the coding sequence ATGGGTTCTTTAGTAGTGCTTATTTGTCTCTTGATCATGAGTATGTGTATATGTGTAGCGCTGTCTCACGCTCAAGATGATTTCTCTTTAACCGGTTTCGATAACCCAAGAACAACTGTGGTGATTATCAATGATATTGCAGGTTATCTTCCATTGCGATATCATTGTAAATCAAAAGACGATGATCTTGGAGACCGAACTATGGCACCAAGAGGATCGTGGTTCTTTGAATTTAAACCTAGTGTTTTTGGAAATACAAAATTCTATTGCAGTTTCAGCTGGGGCAATGAGTTGCATTATTTCGATATCTACAGACAGAATAGAGACAGACTGTTCGCAGAGTTTGGGTGTAGAAGATGTGAGTGGAAGATACGCAAGACCGGGCCTTGTAAACTGAACAAAGACAATGGAATGTTTGATGTTTGTTTACCTTGGAATTAG
- the LOC103839475 gene encoding protein LURP-one-related 13 produces the protein MAEQDLNNRSNTIPIIGSEFVRPQPSDLTIVGDTVKDANGNKVFKVKTPLFGLHNKRILLDPNDSPIVTMKMKVTSKHDRWQVYRGGDLDDKIFTVKRSSSVQLKTRVEVFLKHNQTKEASCDFTIKGRFMKRACTIYVGDSTKVIAQVHEGEERLVATVYPNVDCAFIVTLIFIFDLINMAGTGV, from the exons ATGGCAGAACAAGATCTCAACAACAGGAGCAACACGATACCAATCATAGGATCTGAGTTTGTTCGTCCTCAGCCTTCAGATCTTACCATCGTCGGAGACACGGTGAAGGATGCCAACGGAAACAAAGTATTCAAAGTCAAAACGCCTCTCTTCGGTCTCCACAACAAGAGGATTTTGCTTGATCCTAACGACTCTCCCATCGTCACCATGAAAATGAAG GTGACTAGTAAGCACGATCGATGGCAAGTGTATAGAGGAGGTGATTTAGATGATAAGATATTCACGGTTAAAAGATCCTCATCGGTCCAACTAAAAACAAGAGTTGAAGTATTCTTGAAACATAACCAGACCAAAGAAGCGTCTTGTGATTTCACTATTAAAGGTCGGTTTATGAAGCGTGCATGCACAATCTATGTTGGAGATTCAACGAAAGTAATCGCTCAG GtacatgaaggagaagagagactAGTGGCTACAGTTTACCCTAATGTCGACTGCGCTTTTATTGTTACACTTATCTTTATATTTGACCTCATTAATATGGCTGGAACTGGGGTCTGA